Proteins from a single region of Apium graveolens cultivar Ventura chromosome 7, ASM990537v1, whole genome shotgun sequence:
- the LOC141671661 gene encoding histone-lysine N-methyltransferase ASHH1 translates to MDGMTFFDAPSTVPEGVPFFVHINQNVSSGRKPIKQNDDDIAICECKYDAKYPDSACGERCLNVLTSTECVPGYCPCREYCKNQRFQKCQYAQTKLFRTEGRGWGLLAGEYIKAGEFIIEYCGEIISSEEAKQRSQTYEAQGLRDAYIISLIANYFIDATKMGSIARFINHSCQPNCETRKWTVFGETRVGIFAKHDITVGTELAYDYNFEWYGGANVRCLCGAPNCSIFLGAKSHGFQAHNHVWEDGDDRYAVDTFPLYDSAEDEPFSKHFKSASLNNIVYTTASRNEDNSMKIDGFAETNYSIEEFTNIIAEPFGSVAVKALPINAVKSEVKDETDLFSQKTQQNIPQVRLSYNSGTGSTPKNRSQHVPKSRSKQASRKQVNPKDVAKLFASKQAQEEIIRCEELRTETTKKLNDLYDEIRPSIEEHAKDSQDNVPTAVAEKWIEATCTQWKAELDLHISIIKNFVCPRPHTDEHTTYTAGDNVVKQLTN, encoded by the exons ATGGACGGAATGACTTTTTTCGATGCACCTTCCACG GTACCAGAAGGAGTGCCATTTTTTGTACATATAAACCAAAATGTTTCTTCTGGGAGAAA ACCAATAAAGCAGAACGACGATGATATTGCCATCTGTGAATGCAAGTATGATGCTAAGTATCCTGACAGTGCATGTGGGGAGAGGTGTTTAAATGTTCTGACCAGCACAGAGTGTGTACCTGGGTATTGTCCTTGCAGGGAATATTGTAAGAATCAG CGGTTTCAAAAATGTCAATATGCTCAAACAAAGTTGTTTAGGACTGAAGGTCGCGGATGGGGTCTGTTGGCTGGCGAGTATATAAAG GCTGGAgaatttattattgaatattgtGGAGAGATAATATCGTCAGAAGAAGCAAAACAGAGGTCACAAACTTATGAAGCTCAAG GCCTCAGGGATGCATACATAATTTCTCTAATTGCAAATTATTTTATTGACGCGACTAAAATGGGGAGCATTGCCAGATTTATAAACCATTCGTG TCAACCAAATTGTGAGACAAGGAAGTGGACAGTTTTTGGGGAAACAAGGGTTGGGATTTTCGCCAAACATGATATAACAGTTGGAACTGAACTTGCATATGACTACAATTTTGAATGGTATGGTGGTGCTAACGTTCGTTGTCTATGTGGAGCGCCTAATTGCTCTATATTTCTTGGAGCAAAGTCTCATGGTTTCCAG GCACATAATCATGTGTGGGAAGATGGTGATGACAG ATATGCAGTAGACACATTTCCACTTTATGATTCTGCCGAGGATGAGCCTTTTTCAAAGCACTTCAAGTCTGCAAGCTTAAACAACATCGTGTACACAACAGCTAGTAGAAATGAAGATAACTCAATGAAAATAGATGGTTTTGCAGAAACTAATTACTCTATAGAAGAATTCACCAACATCATTGCTGAGCCATTTGGGTCAGTGGCAGTTAAAGCTCTGCCTATTAATGCAGTAAAGTCTGAAGTAAAAGACGAAACAGATTTGTTTTCGCAGAAAACTCAACAAAATATTCCGCAAGTAAGACTAAGCTATAACTCCGGAACTGGTTCCACTCCAAAAAATAGAAGTCAGCATGTCCCGAAGAGTAGGTCAAAACAAGCTAGCAGAAAGCAGGTCAATCCTAAAGATGTTGCGAAACTATTTGCTTCAAAGCAAGCACAAGAGGAGATCATCAGATGTGAG GAACTAAGAACTGAGACCACCAAAAAGCTCAATGACTTGTATGATGAAATACGTCCTTCCATTGAAGAACATGCCAAGGATAGCCAAGATAATGTACCGACCGCAGTGGCAGAGAAGTGGATAGAGGCCACTTGTACGCAGTGGAAAGCAGAGCTAGACCTGCATATTTCTATTATAAAAAATTTTGTTTGCCCTCGACCGCACACAGATGAACACACTACTTATACTGCAGGAGATAACGTAGTTAAACAGCTGACGAATTAG
- the LOC141670548 gene encoding derlin-1.2-like, with the protein MSTPQQYYNSLPPVAKMFAVTCVMVSGAQYLGLLSYWTISLSYSDVFLRFQVWRLITNFFFLGPYSLGFAFHLLIILRNGVQLERGPYDKRTADYVWMFIFGAFSLLLMAAIPFLQTPFLGGSLVFMIVYIWGREFANARVNIHGIVELKGFYLPWYVLLIDLLVGNPLMPDLMGMAAGHLYYFLTVIYPLAGGSNFFSTPYWVHKLVAIWGEGHQMNSPVRQKLDDSIIFRGRSHRLNGSSGRGTNTSSQPETNVQGNAAAAGPFQGRGHRLGNN; encoded by the exons ATGTCTACTCCGCAGCA GTACTATAATTCTTTACCACCGGTGGCCAAGATGTTTGCCGTCACTTGTGTAATGGTCTCTGGTGCACAATATCTTGGTCTTCTCAGTTACTGGACCATATCTCTGTCTTATTCGGATGTTTTTTTGCGATTTCAG GTGTGGAGGCTTATTACAAACTTCTTTTTTCTTGGTCCATATTCACTGGGTTTTGCTTTTCACCTCTTGATCAT ATTACGTAACGGAGTTCAGCTAGAGAGAGGACCCTATGACAAGAGGACAGCAGATTATGTATGGATGTTCATATTTGGTGCTTTCTCACTGCTGCTAATGGCAGCAATTCCATTCTTACAGACACCATTCTTGGGTGGTTCCTTGGTCTTTATGATAGTCTATATTTGGGGACGGGAATTTGCAAATGCTCGTGTGAATATACATGGTATTGTCGAGTTAAAG GGGTTCTACCTCCCTTGGTATGTGCTTCTCATAGATCTGCTAGTTGGGAATCCATTAATGCCAGACCTGATGGGAATGGCAGCAGGACATTTGTATTACTTCTTGACAGTGATTTATCCCCTTGCTGGTGGAAGTAACTTCTTCTCCACTCCCTATTGGGT TCACAAGCTGGTTGCAATTTGGGGAGAAGGGCACCAAATGAATTCTCCAGTAAGACAAAAATTAGACGATTCAATAATTTTTCGTGGTAGAAGTCATCGACTCAATGGCAGCAGTGGGAGAGGCACAAATACTTCGTCTCAACCAGAAACAAACGTGCAGGGAAACGCAGCTGCTGCAGGTCCTTTTCAAGGGAGGGGCCATCGTCTGGGGAACAATTAA